Proteins encoded together in one Roseibacterium elongatum DSM 19469 window:
- the rarD gene encoding EamA family transporter RarD yields MPDAASPPSASPARFGAAGRGVAALVLACVIWGLSPLFYELLAHIPPQEVLAHRTVWSLIVFAGVLALQSRLREVPRALGGLRPALAVAAAAAMISINWFLFIFAIQAGRTVEASLGYYIFPLVAVLIGAVILREGLCRAQMLAVTLAASAVIVLTVGLGAAPWISLTLAVTFGIYGLLKRMVAAGPVVSVTAEVLILLPIAVAYLAWLGAGAGAFGQSLGDSLLLIASGPMTATPLILFSYATKRVAMATVGLVQYLNPTLQFATAALILGEVVTPWHMIAFPIIWVALAIYSWATLRQARAPR; encoded by the coding sequence ATGCCCGATGCCGCGTCTCCCCCTTCCGCATCGCCTGCGCGCTTTGGTGCCGCGGGCCGCGGGGTGGCGGCGCTGGTGCTGGCCTGCGTCATCTGGGGGCTGTCGCCGCTCTTTTATGAGTTGCTGGCGCACATTCCCCCGCAAGAGGTGCTGGCCCATCGCACGGTCTGGTCGCTGATCGTCTTTGCCGGGGTTCTGGCCCTGCAAAGCCGCCTGCGTGAGGTGCCGCGCGCCCTTGGCGGCCTGCGGCCCGCCCTGGCCGTGGCGGCGGCGGCGGCGATGATCTCGATCAACTGGTTTCTTTTCATATTCGCCATTCAGGCCGGACGCACGGTCGAGGCGTCGCTTGGCTACTACATTTTTCCACTCGTCGCGGTTCTGATCGGCGCGGTCATCCTGCGCGAGGGGCTCTGCCGCGCGCAAATGCTGGCCGTGACGTTGGCCGCCAGCGCGGTGATCGTGCTGACCGTCGGCCTTGGCGCCGCGCCGTGGATATCGCTGACGCTGGCCGTGACCTTCGGCATCTACGGATTGTTGAAACGCATGGTCGCTGCCGGGCCGGTCGTGTCGGTCACGGCCGAGGTGCTGATCCTGCTGCCCATCGCCGTGGCCTATCTGGCCTGGCTGGGGGCCGGGGCGGGGGCCTTTGGTCAGTCCCTAGGTGACAGCCTGCTGTTGATCGCCTCGGGGCCGATGACGGCGACACCGCTCATCCTGTTTTCCTACGCCACCAAACGCGTGGCGATGGCGACCGTGGGTCTGGTGCAATACCTCAATCCGACCCTGCAATTCGCCACTGCGGCCCTGATCCTGGGCGAGGTCGTGACGCCGTGGCACATGATCGCGTTTCCGATCATCTGGGTTGCCCTGGCGATCTATTCCTGGGCGACGCTCAGGCAGGCGCGCGCACCGCGCTGA
- a CDS encoding baeRF12 domain-containing protein: MADPSMTPTPVEQVRKNPSPLTNGTWVLVADGEKALLLENIGDADYPQLEVRREDEQDNPKTAEQGTDKPGRFNDGPNVQRSAVEETDWHRLEQMRFADDLADMLYKRAHAHGFKRLIIAASPKILGELRHQMHKEVADKVVGEVDKTLTNHPVDDMARHIAEALIPSD; this comes from the coding sequence ATGGCTGACCCTTCGATGACACCCACCCCCGTCGAGCAGGTGCGCAAGAACCCCTCGCCGCTGACCAACGGCACCTGGGTTCTGGTGGCCGATGGCGAAAAGGCGCTTCTGCTGGAAAACATCGGCGATGCCGATTATCCGCAACTGGAAGTCCGCCGAGAGGACGAACAGGACAACCCCAAGACGGCCGAGCAGGGCACGGACAAGCCGGGGCGCTTCAATGACGGCCCCAATGTCCAGCGCTCCGCGGTCGAGGAAACCGACTGGCATCGCCTCGAGCAGATGCGCTTTGCCGACGATCTGGCCGACATGCTGTACAAACGCGCCCATGCCCACGGGTTCAAACGGCTGATCATCGCCGCCAGCCCGAAAATCCTGGGCGAATTGCGCCACCAGATGCACAAGGAAGTCGCCGACAAGGTCGTGGGCGAGGTCGACAAGACCCTGACCAATCATCCGGTGGACGACATGGCCAGACATATCGCCGAGGCGTTGATCCCGTCCGACTGA
- a CDS encoding superoxide dismutase: MAFELPDLPYAHDALADLGMSAETLEYHHDLHHKAYVDNGNKLIAGTEWEGKSVEEIITGTYQAGAVAQNGIFNNASQHWNHVQFWEMMGPGQTGMPGELEAAITESFGSVDKFKDDFAAAGAGQFGSGWCWLVKDSDGSLKVTKTENGVNPLCFGQTALLGCDVWEHSYYIDFRNKRPAYLSNFLDKLVNWENVAARLAAA; encoded by the coding sequence ATGGCTTTTGAACTTCCCGATCTTCCTTACGCCCATGACGCGCTGGCCGATCTCGGCATGTCGGCCGAGACGCTGGAATACCACCACGACCTGCACCACAAGGCCTATGTCGACAACGGCAACAAGCTGATCGCGGGCACCGAGTGGGAAGGCAAATCGGTCGAAGAGATCATCACCGGCACCTACCAGGCGGGCGCCGTGGCCCAGAACGGCATCTTCAACAACGCTTCGCAGCACTGGAACCACGTCCAGTTCTGGGAAATGATGGGCCCCGGCCAGACCGGCATGCCCGGCGAGCTGGAAGCCGCGATCACCGAAAGCTTCGGCTCGGTCGACAAATTCAAGGACGACTTCGCCGCCGCGGGCGCGGGCCAGTTCGGCTCGGGCTGGTGCTGGCTGGTCAAGGACAGCGACGGCAGTCTCAAGGTCACCAAGACCGAGAACGGCGTGAACCCGCTCTGCTTCGGGCAGACCGCGCTTCTGGGCTGCGATGTGTGGGAACATTCCTACTACATCGATTTCCGCAACAAGCGCCCCGCCTACCTGTCGAACTTCCTCGACAAGCTGGTGAACTGGGAAAACGTGGCCGCGCGCCTCGCCGCGGCCTGA
- a CDS encoding sarcosine oxidase subunit delta: MLLLECPYCGVSAEETELSPGGEAHLKRFGPGSTDEQFEDYLFLRPNVKGVHFERWRHAHGCGKWFLAARDTATLEVFGTYSAQTTEPPQHILDAIRAKRPDWSQP, from the coding sequence ATGCTGCTTCTTGAATGCCCCTATTGCGGCGTGAGTGCCGAGGAAACCGAGCTCAGCCCCGGCGGCGAGGCGCATCTTAAACGCTTCGGCCCCGGCAGCACGGATGAGCAGTTCGAGGATTACCTCTTCCTGCGTCCGAACGTGAAGGGTGTGCATTTCGAGCGTTGGCGCCACGCCCATGGCTGCGGCAAGTGGTTCTTGGCCGCGCGCGACACCGCCACGCTTGAGGTGTTCGGCACCTATTCGGCGCAGACGACCGAACCCCCGCAACATATCCTCGACGCGATCCGCGCCAAACGTCCCGACTGGAGCCAGCCATGA
- a CDS encoding sarcosine oxidase subunit alpha family protein encodes MSTRLSTGGRLIDRDTQLSFTFNGKRLHGFQGDTLASALLANGQSIMGRSFKYHRPRGVMTSGAEEPNALVGLGTGARFEPNQRATTTELFDGLSAESQNHWPSLEWDIGEVNAALSRLLPAGFYYKTFIHPRPFWKHVFEPVIRQSAGLGKAPKERDADRYEHFYAHVDVVIAGGGIAGLQAALDAGRAGAKVLLCEQTAHWGGRAPVDGVSINGDPADSWIDATLAELAVLENVHLRPRTMIAGVYDHGYVLGYERVADHTPEADAPRHRLWRIRAKQVISATGALERPLSFPGNDKPGVMLASALRDYIVNWGVSAGDRTVIVTNNDDAYRTAIAIRQAGLDVPCIVDARAQADGPLPDQARALGIAVKTGMGIAGVKGLRGVVAVQLCRQEGEGAVIEEVVCDAVAMSGGWSPVVHLWSHCGGKLTWDEAGAFFRPDHTRPPTGHDGAGFVTCVGASDGALQAAEVLASASAATRDVMTSLGKAAPNADVAQADAPPERPLMPVWMMPQGAGPKKRAKMWLDFQNDVKVSDVQLAAREGYESVEHTKRYTTLGMATDQGKLSNINGLAILAGELNAPIPQVGTTTFRPPYTPISMGAIAGEARGDVFQPLRRTPMQDWHEANGAHFEPVGQWRRPYCFPRAGESHRQAVNREITATRTSLGLLDASTLGKIIVKGPDAGRFMDMLYTNMMSTLKPGKCRYGLMCSENGFLMDDGVVARLDEDTFLCHTTTGGAEAVHAHMEDWLQCEWWDWQVYTANVTEQWAQVAVVGPNAQKVLQELGGDIDLSKDALPFMSWAEGKLGAFDARVFRISFSGELSFEVAVPASQGRALWDALLEAGAAFDATPYGTEALHVMRAEKGFIMIGDESDGTVIPQDLGLDWAISKKKDDFLGKRAQQRSHMTKPTRWKLVGLETLNGSVLPDGSYALAEGVNANGQGNTQGRVTSTYYSPTLGKGIAMGLVLNGPDRMGEVLEFNTTAKTVKGEAPKTIKARIVSPVFYDPEGEKQNV; translated from the coding sequence ATGAGCACCCGTCTGTCCACCGGCGGTCGCCTGATCGACCGCGATACGCAACTGAGTTTCACCTTCAACGGCAAGCGGTTGCACGGGTTTCAGGGCGATACACTCGCCTCGGCCCTGCTCGCCAATGGTCAAAGCATCATGGGCCGGTCTTTCAAGTATCACCGCCCGCGCGGGGTCATGACCTCGGGGGCCGAGGAACCCAACGCGCTTGTGGGCCTTGGCACGGGGGCGCGGTTCGAGCCGAACCAACGCGCCACCACGACCGAACTGTTCGACGGGCTGAGTGCCGAAAGCCAGAACCACTGGCCCAGCCTGGAATGGGACATCGGCGAGGTGAACGCGGCGCTGTCGCGACTGCTGCCCGCGGGGTTCTACTACAAGACCTTCATCCATCCGCGCCCCTTCTGGAAACACGTGTTCGAGCCCGTCATCCGCCAGTCCGCGGGTCTGGGCAAGGCACCGAAAGAGCGTGACGCCGATCGCTACGAGCATTTCTACGCCCATGTGGACGTGGTGATCGCGGGGGGCGGCATAGCCGGGCTGCAAGCTGCGTTGGACGCGGGGCGCGCCGGGGCCAAGGTGCTGCTCTGCGAGCAGACCGCCCATTGGGGCGGGCGCGCACCGGTCGATGGGGTGAGCATCAATGGCGATCCGGCTGATAGCTGGATCGACGCCACCCTGGCCGAGTTGGCCGTGTTGGAGAATGTCCACCTGCGCCCGCGCACCATGATCGCGGGGGTCTACGATCACGGCTATGTCCTGGGCTACGAGCGTGTGGCCGATCACACGCCCGAGGCCGACGCGCCGCGCCACCGGTTGTGGCGCATCCGCGCGAAACAGGTGATCTCGGCCACCGGCGCGCTGGAACGCCCGCTCAGCTTTCCCGGCAATGACAAGCCGGGCGTGATGCTGGCCAGCGCCTTGCGCGACTACATTGTCAATTGGGGCGTCAGCGCCGGCGACCGCACGGTGATCGTCACCAACAATGACGACGCCTATCGCACCGCCATCGCGATCAGGCAGGCGGGTCTGGACGTGCCCTGCATCGTCGATGCGCGCGCGCAGGCCGATGGCCCGCTGCCGGATCAGGCCCGCGCGCTTGGGATCGCGGTCAAGACCGGCATGGGGATCGCCGGGGTCAAGGGCTTGCGCGGTGTCGTGGCGGTGCAGCTTTGCCGACAAGAGGGCGAAGGCGCGGTGATCGAGGAGGTCGTCTGCGACGCGGTCGCCATGTCGGGCGGCTGGTCGCCGGTGGTGCATCTGTGGTCCCATTGCGGGGGCAAGCTGACCTGGGACGAGGCCGGGGCCTTCTTCCGCCCCGATCACACCCGCCCGCCGACCGGCCATGACGGGGCCGGGTTCGTCACCTGCGTGGGCGCATCGGACGGGGCGCTGCAGGCCGCCGAGGTGCTGGCATCCGCCAGCGCCGCCACCCGCGATGTGATGACGTCGCTGGGAAAGGCCGCGCCGAACGCCGATGTGGCGCAGGCCGATGCCCCGCCGGAACGGCCCCTGATGCCGGTCTGGATGATGCCGCAGGGCGCGGGGCCAAAAAAACGCGCCAAGATGTGGCTCGATTTCCAGAACGACGTGAAGGTCTCGGATGTGCAACTGGCTGCGCGCGAGGGCTATGAAAGCGTCGAACACACCAAGCGCTACACCACGCTTGGCATGGCGACCGATCAGGGCAAGCTGAGCAACATCAACGGATTGGCCATTCTGGCGGGCGAGTTGAACGCCCCCATCCCGCAGGTCGGCACCACCACCTTCCGCCCGCCCTATACGCCCATTTCCATGGGGGCGATCGCAGGCGAGGCGCGCGGCGATGTCTTCCAGCCCTTACGCCGCACGCCAATGCAGGATTGGCACGAGGCCAATGGCGCGCATTTCGAGCCGGTCGGCCAGTGGCGGCGGCCCTATTGCTTCCCCCGTGCGGGCGAGAGCCACCGGCAGGCCGTCAATCGCGAGATCACGGCGACGCGGACGTCGCTCGGGCTGCTCGATGCCTCGACCCTTGGCAAGATCATCGTCAAGGGGCCGGATGCGGGCCGCTTCATGGATATGCTCTACACCAACATGATGAGCACGCTGAAACCGGGCAAATGCCGCTATGGCCTGATGTGCTCGGAAAACGGGTTCCTGATGGATGACGGCGTGGTGGCGCGACTGGATGAGGATACGTTCCTGTGCCACACCACCACCGGCGGCGCCGAGGCTGTCCACGCCCATATGGAGGACTGGCTGCAATGCGAGTGGTGGGACTGGCAGGTCTACACTGCCAATGTCACCGAACAATGGGCGCAGGTCGCCGTGGTCGGCCCGAATGCCCAGAAGGTGCTGCAAGAGCTGGGCGGTGACATCGACCTGTCGAAAGACGCGCTGCCCTTCATGTCTTGGGCCGAGGGCAAGCTGGGCGCGTTCGACGCCCGCGTTTTCCGCATCTCCTTCTCGGGGGAGCTGAGCTTCGAGGTTGCGGTGCCGGCCAGCCAGGGCCGCGCGCTTTGGGACGCGCTGCTGGAGGCCGGGGCCGCCTTCGACGCCACACCCTACGGCACCGAGGCGCTGCACGTGATGCGGGCCGAAAAGGGCTTCATCATGATCGGCGATGAAAGCGACGGCACCGTGATCCCGCAGGATCTTGGCCTCGACTGGGCGATCTCGAAGAAGAAGGACGATTTCCTTGGCAAACGCGCGCAGCAGCGCAGCCATATGACCAAACCCACCCGCTGGAAACTGGTGGGCCTGGAGACGCTGAACGGCTCGGTCCTGCCCGATGGCAGCTACGCGCTGGCCGAGGGGGTCAATGCGAACGGGCAGGGCAACACGCAAGGGCGCGTGACCTCGACCTACTATTCGCCGACCTTGGGCAAGGGTATCGCCATGGGTCTGGTCCTGAACGGTCCCGACCGCATGGGCGAGGTGCTTGAGTTCAACACCACCGCAAAAACCGTCAAGGGCGAGGCGCCTAAAACCATCAAGGCGCGCATCGTCAGCCCGGTCTTTTATGACCCCGAGGGGGAGAAGCAGAATGTCTGA
- a CDS encoding sarcosine oxidase subunit gamma, translating into MSDLASAMPGADAQGLVTIREAGLVGMVTFRGDLSAAATKKAVKSATGCDMPERRGVVTAGDNGVAWMSPDELLVICPHDLAERVAADLSEAMGEAHNLALNVSDVRAVFEVTGPAWRDVLAKVTPADLSRDVFGPGEMRRTRMAQVAAAVWMTGDDTVRVICFRSVARYMFDLLALSAQEGGAVGYH; encoded by the coding sequence ATGTCTGATCTGGCGAGCGCAATGCCCGGCGCCGACGCGCAAGGGTTGGTCACGATCCGCGAGGCGGGTCTTGTGGGCATGGTCACGTTTCGCGGCGATCTGTCGGCGGCGGCCACGAAAAAGGCCGTGAAATCCGCCACCGGCTGCGACATGCCCGAACGGCGTGGCGTCGTGACCGCGGGCGACAACGGCGTGGCGTGGATGTCGCCCGATGAGCTGCTTGTGATCTGCCCGCATGACCTCGCCGAGCGGGTCGCGGCAGACCTGTCCGAGGCGATGGGCGAGGCGCATAACCTCGCGCTGAACGTCTCGGACGTCCGCGCGGTCTTCGAGGTCACCGGTCCCGCGTGGCGCGACGTGCTGGCCAAGGTGACCCCTGCCGACCTGTCGCGCGACGTGTTCGGGCCGGGCGAAATGCGGCGCACGCGCATGGCGCAGGTGGCCGCGGCGGTCTGGATGACCGGCGACGACACCGTGCGCGTGATCTGTTTCCGCTCGGTCGCGCGCTACATGTTCGACCTGCTGGCGCTTTCGGCGCAAGAGGGCGGCGCGGTCGGCTATCACTGA
- a CDS encoding HD domain-containing protein: MMKSYLGEAFELAFQAHAGQVDKAGQPYVLHLVRVATALSDRDERVVALLHDVLEDTEVSAEDLALRFPPDICAAVEAITKRPHEAYEGYLARVAANPISLAVKLADMADNADPARLAALDPDDRARLREKYATARTLLIQLAEAPHAAS, translated from the coding sequence ATGATGAAATCCTATCTGGGCGAGGCGTTCGAACTGGCCTTTCAGGCCCATGCCGGCCAGGTGGACAAGGCGGGGCAGCCCTATGTCCTGCATCTGGTTCGCGTCGCCACAGCACTGTCGGACCGCGATGAACGGGTCGTGGCACTGCTGCATGATGTGCTCGAGGATACCGAGGTGAGTGCCGAGGATCTGGCGCTGCGCTTTCCACCCGATATCTGCGCGGCGGTCGAGGCGATCACCAAACGTCCGCACGAGGCCTATGAGGGCTATCTCGCGCGTGTGGCCGCCAACCCAATCAGCCTGGCGGTGAAACTGGCCGACATGGCCGACAATGCCGACCCCGCGCGGCTGGCCGCGCTTGACCCCGACGACCGCGCGCGGCTGCGCGAGAAATACGCGACTGCCCGAACCCTTCTGATCCAGCTTGCGGAGGCGCCCCATGCTGCTTCTTGA
- a CDS encoding LOG family protein — MSSFSVCVYCGSRAGRRPAFLQAATDLGHALAGAGMRLVYGAGDVGLMGAVARAAQAAGGETFGVIPTHLLSLEVGKRDLTSFIVTETMHERKKVMFMNSDAIVMLPGGAGSLDEFFEVLTWRQLGLHEKPVYLLDTEGYWDPMRSLLDHVVAEGFAEASLLGYYHSVPDVAGLMDALSAVRAPA; from the coding sequence ATGTCGAGCTTTTCCGTCTGTGTCTATTGTGGCTCGCGTGCCGGTCGCCGTCCGGCGTTCCTGCAGGCCGCAACCGATCTGGGCCATGCCCTTGCCGGGGCCGGCATGCGGCTGGTCTACGGGGCGGGCGATGTCGGGCTGATGGGCGCGGTGGCCCGTGCCGCGCAGGCGGCGGGTGGCGAAACATTCGGCGTCATCCCCACCCATCTGCTCAGCCTCGAGGTCGGCAAACGCGATCTGACCAGCTTCATCGTCACCGAGACGATGCACGAGCGCAAGAAGGTCATGTTCATGAATTCCGACGCCATCGTGATGCTGCCCGGTGGCGCGGGCAGCCTTGACGAGTTTTTCGAGGTTTTGACGTGGCGGCAACTGGGCCTGCACGAAAAACCCGTCTACCTGCTGGATACCGAAGGCTATTGGGACCCGATGCGCAGTCTTTTGGACCATGTCGTCGCCGAAGGGTTCGCCGAGGCCTCGCTGTTGGGCTACTATCACAGCGTGCCGGATGTCGCGGGCCTGATGGATGCGCTCAGCGCGGTGCGCGCGCCTGCCTGA
- a CDS encoding LysM peptidoglycan-binding domain-containing protein, whose protein sequence is MPPTAPAEATPTAPAAPAVVIAGPDGLRISRGGPQPPDAQTDIQIDAISYDTEGAVFVSGRGTQAAELRVYLNNQPIRMGEIGPGGTWSLALPDVDPGTYTLRVTQLGPEGEVASETETPFLREDPARVAQAPTAEDGVSVITVQPGFTLWGIAEANFGEGLAYVQIFEENRDQIRDPHWIFPGQIFRLPDLPGAEDPAQAQ, encoded by the coding sequence GTGCCCCCCACCGCGCCGGCCGAGGCCACGCCGACCGCGCCTGCGGCCCCTGCCGTGGTGATCGCGGGTCCGGATGGGCTTCGCATCAGCCGCGGGGGGCCACAGCCGCCCGATGCGCAGACCGACATCCAGATCGATGCGATCTCTTACGACACCGAAGGCGCGGTGTTCGTTTCGGGGCGGGGGACGCAAGCGGCCGAGCTGCGCGTCTACCTCAACAATCAACCCATCCGCATGGGCGAGATCGGGCCGGGCGGCACTTGGTCGCTGGCGCTGCCCGATGTCGATCCGGGCACCTATACCTTGCGCGTGACGCAGCTTGGACCCGAGGGCGAGGTCGCCTCCGAGACCGAGACGCCCTTTCTGCGCGAAGACCCCGCGCGGGTGGCACAGGCCCCGACCGCAGAGGATGGGGTCTCCGTCATCACCGTTCAGCCGGGATTCACGCTTTGGGGGATTGCCGAGGCGAATTTCGGCGAAGGGCTGGCCTATGTGCAGATCTTCGAGGAAAACCGCGACCAGATCCGCGACCCGCACTGGATCTTTCCCGGCCAGATCTTTCGCCTGCCCGATCTGCCCGGGGCCGAGGACCCGGCTCAGGCGCAGTGA